The following are encoded in a window of Polycladomyces subterraneus genomic DNA:
- a CDS encoding helix-turn-helix transcriptional regulator: MELTKRQERILQIVKDEGPITGEQIAEKLNLTRATLRPDLAILTMAGFLDARPRVGYFYAGKSANQLLGEHVRKLMVKDYKSLPIVVKEETSAYDAICTMFLEDVGTLFVVKDNKQLAGVVSRKDLLKTAMGKQDLQTIPVSIVMTRMPNIVTCSLDDSLLDAAAKLMRYQVDALPVVRQMEDGDGVEVIGRITKTTITKAFVELGQHTDV; encoded by the coding sequence ATCGAGCTAACCAAACGCCAAGAACGGATCTTGCAAATCGTCAAAGACGAAGGGCCGATCACCGGTGAGCAAATCGCCGAGAAGCTCAATCTGACGCGGGCTACGTTACGTCCGGATCTGGCCATCCTGACGATGGCGGGATTTTTGGATGCGCGACCTCGAGTGGGGTATTTTTATGCCGGCAAATCAGCCAATCAACTCCTCGGCGAACATGTTCGCAAGTTGATGGTCAAGGATTACAAATCACTGCCGATCGTGGTCAAAGAGGAAACCTCCGCATATGACGCCATTTGCACCATGTTTCTCGAAGATGTCGGTACCTTGTTCGTTGTCAAGGATAATAAACAGCTAGCCGGCGTTGTTTCACGGAAAGATTTGTTGAAAACGGCCATGGGCAAACAGGACTTGCAAACGATCCCCGTCAGCATTGTCATGACACGGATGCCCAACATCGTCACGTGCTCGCTGGATGACTCGTTGTTGGACGCAGCGGCCAAGCTGATGCGGTATCAGGTCGACGCGCTTCCAGTGGTGCGCCAGATGGAGGATGGCGACGGGGTGGAAGTGATCGGACGCATCACCAAAACGACGATCACCAAAGCGTTTGTGGAGCTGGGACAACATACAGATGTCTGA
- a CDS encoding pyruvate, water dikinase regulatory protein, with product MSSQSQQPIVFVVSDSIGETAEFVVRAASSQFNGGHIDIRRIPYVDDKGTILETVQAAKEVNGMIAFTLVVPELQQLLLEEAGKAGIPVVDIMGPMIDGLSRLFQQEPKREPGLVHRLDEDYFRRVEAIEFAVKYDDGRDPRGLLRADVILIGVSRTSKTPLSMYLAHKRLKVANVPLVPEVEPPEELFMIDNKKCIGLTIQPEQLNNIRRERLKALGLTSRANYANMERILQELEYAEKIMKRVGCPIVDVSNKAVEETANLILDILRKGGTAV from the coding sequence ATATCCAGTCAAAGCCAACAGCCGATTGTTTTTGTCGTTTCCGATTCCATCGGGGAAACGGCCGAATTTGTGGTCCGTGCGGCATCCAGCCAGTTCAATGGCGGTCATATCGACATTCGGCGTATCCCATATGTGGACGATAAGGGCACAATTTTGGAAACGGTTCAAGCGGCCAAAGAAGTGAACGGTATGATTGCGTTCACACTGGTGGTTCCGGAGTTGCAGCAGCTTTTGTTGGAAGAGGCGGGCAAAGCGGGTATTCCCGTCGTGGATATCATGGGACCCATGATTGATGGACTATCGCGTTTATTCCAACAGGAGCCCAAACGGGAGCCCGGACTGGTCCACCGTCTGGATGAAGATTATTTTCGCAGGGTGGAAGCCATCGAATTTGCGGTCAAGTACGATGACGGTCGCGATCCGCGTGGACTGTTGCGCGCAGACGTGATCTTGATCGGCGTGTCGCGCACCTCCAAAACGCCGCTCTCCATGTATTTGGCGCACAAGCGGCTGAAAGTGGCCAACGTACCGCTCGTTCCGGAAGTGGAGCCTCCGGAGGAGCTCTTTATGATCGACAACAAAAAATGTATTGGACTCACCATTCAACCCGAGCAATTGAACAATATCCGGCGTGAACGTCTCAAGGCGCTCGGGTTGACTTCAAGAGCTAACTACGCCAATATGGAGCGGATTCTGCAAGAGCTCGAGTACGCGGAAAAAATTATGAAACGGGTTGGTTGTCCGATCGTCGACGTTTCCAACAAAGCGGTAGAAGAAACGGCCAACCTGATTCTGGACATTCTGCGCAAGGGAGGCACTGCTGTATGA